In the Gossypium arboreum isolate Shixiya-1 chromosome 10, ASM2569848v2, whole genome shotgun sequence genome, one interval contains:
- the LOC108489502 gene encoding 50S ribosomal protein HLP, mitochondrial-like — protein sequence MAVTFASRCSRVGRSLIGGLGNNFSNLPSTSSEITCSSFLSQQQRTFIQMRTVLKVVDNSGAKKVMCIQALKGKKGARLGDTIIASVKEAMPNGKVKKGKVVYGVVVRAAMQRGRCDGSEVKFDDNAVVLVDKQGQPIGTRVFGPVPHELRQKKHVKILTLAEHIA from the exons ATGGCTGTAACCTTTGCATCCAGATGCTCCAGGG TGGGCCGTTCATTGATAGGTGGTCTTGGAAACAACTTCTCTAATTTACCAAGCACATCAAGTGAGATTACATGTAGCAGTTTCTTGTCTCAG CAACAAAGGACTTTTATTCAGATGAGAACTGTTCTTAAAGTAGTGGACAACTCCGGGGCGAAGAAGGTGATGTGCATACAAGCTTTAAAGGGGAAGAAAGGGGCAAGATTGGGAGACACCATAATTGCATCTGTAAAAGAAGCCATGCCTAATGGAAAGGTGAAGAAAGGGAAGGTGGTATACGGTGTGGTTGTACGTGCCGCCATGCAGAGAGGTCGTTGCGATGGGAGTGAGGTCAAGTTTGATGATAATGCAGTTGTTCTTGTTGACAAGCAAGGACAGCCAATAGGGACCAGAGTATTTGGGCCAGTTCCTCATGAGCTGAGGCAGAAAAAGCATGTCAAGATCTTAACTTTGGCAGAACACATTGCCTGA
- the LOC108489501 gene encoding probable inositol transporter 2 — translation MEGVVHTGTDASAFKECFSLTWKNPYVLRLAFSAGIGGLLFGYDTGVISGALLYIRDDFKSVDRQTVLQESIVSMAVAGAIIGAAIGGWMNDRFGRRTAILIADFLFFIGAVVMASAPNPSLLIVGRVFVGLGVGMASMTSPLYISEASPAKIRGALVSTNGFLITGGQFLSYLINLAFTNAPGTWRWMLGVAGLPALLQFILMLLLPESPRWLFRKGREEEAKVILRKIYSADDVEKEIQDLKESVEAEIREEGSAKINMMKLLKTKTVRRGLIAGVGLQVFQQFVGINTVMYYSPTIVQLAGFASNKTALLLSLVTAGLNALGSIVSIYFIDRTGRKKLLLISLFGVAISLGLLAGVFHETTSHSPMVSRIQTSHFSNYTCPDYSSATNPGAWDCMKCLKASSPDCGFCASPTDKLLPGACLLSNDTVKDLCHDESRLWYTRGCPSKYGWLALVGLALYIIFFSPGMGTAPWIVNSEIYPLRFRGVCGGIAATANWISNLIVAQSFLSLTEAIGTSWTFLIFGVISVVGLLFVIVYVPETKGLPIEEIEKMLETRSLHFRFWEKSQKPLHSAIVELI, via the exons atggAAGGAGTGGTACATACAGGCACTGATGCCTCAGCTTTCAAGGAATGTTTCTCTCTGACATGGAAAAATCCTTATGTTCTTCGCCTTGCTTTCTCTGCTGGGATTGGTGGACTTCTTTTCGGCTATGACACTG GCGTGATATCAGGTGCTTTGCTTTACATCAGAGATGATTTCAAGTCTGTGGATCGACAAACTGTTTTACAG GAAAGTATAGTGAGTATGGCAGTTGCCGGAGCCATAATAGGAGCTGCGATCGGAGGGTGGATGAATGATCGGTTCGGAAGGAGAACTGCAATCCTTATTGCTGATTTCCTGTTTTTTATTGGAGCTGTGGTAATGGCTTCTGCCCCTAACCCTTCTCTGCTTATCGTAGGCCGAGTTTTTGTGGGACTTGGCGTTGGAATGGCATCAATGACATCTCCTCTTTATATTTCCGAAGCATCCCCTGCGAAAATCCGTGGTGCCCTTGTTAGTACCAATGGATTTCTTATCACCGGTGGCCAGTTCCTCTCTTACCTCATCAACTTGGCTTTTACTAAT gcACCAGGGACGTGGAGGTGGATGCTCGGGGTTGCAGGTCTTCCAGCACTTTTGCAGTTCATTCTCATGTTGCTTCTTCCAGAGTCACCCCGTTGGCTATTCCGCAAG GGAAGAGAAGAAGAAGCCAAAGTGATATTGAGGAAAATTTACtcagctgatgatgttgaaaaagAAATTCAAGATTTGAAAGAATCGGTTGAGGCTGAAATCAGGGAAGAAGGGTCTGCAAAAATAAACATGATGAAACTGTTGAAAACCAAAACAGTGAGGAGAGGGCTCATAGCTGGTGTTGGTCTCCAAGTTTTCCAACAATTTGTTGGCATAAACACAGTCATGTATTACAGTCCCACCATTGTTCAATTAGCTGGTTTTGCCTCTAACAAAACAGCACTTCTCCTTTCCCTAGTCACCGCCGGCCTCAACGCCTTAGGCTCCATTGTAAGTATATACTTCATTGACAGGACTGGGAGGAAGAAGCTGCTACTGATCAGTTTGTTTGGAGTAGCAATTTCACTTGGTCTTCTAGCAGGAGTTTTCCATGAGACCACATCCCACTCTCCAATGGTTAGCCGGATTCAAACATCTCACTTTTCAAATTATACATGTCCTGATTACAGTTCAGCTACAAACCCTGGTGCTTGGGATTGCATGAAGTGTTTGAAGGCTTCATCTCCAGATTGTGGATTCTGTGCTTCACCAACAGACAAG CTACTGCCAGGAGCATGTCTGCTCTCAAATGACACAGTTAAGGATCTCTGTCATGATGAAAGTAGGCTATGGTACACAAGGGGATGTCCGAGCAAATATGGATGGCTTGCACTGGTCGGTCTAGCTCTCTACATCATATTCTTCTCCCCAGGAATGGGGACTGCACCATGGATTGTCAACTCAGAGATTTATCCCCTCAGGTTCAGAGGTGTATGTGGTGGGATTGCTGCAACTGCTAACTGGATCTCGAATCTCATCGTGGCTCAGTCATTTTTATCGCTTACGGAAGCAATAGGGACTTCTTGGACATTCCTAATATTTGGAGTCATCTCTGTGGTAGGCTTACTCTTTGTAATTGTCTATGTGCCAGAAACAAAGGGGCTGCCTATTGAGGAGATTGAGAAGATGTTGGAAACTAGAAGTTTGCACTTCAGGTTCTGGGAGAAAAGTCAGAAACCACTACATTCAGCAATAGTGgaattaatttga